The genomic DNA CCATGAAGTTTGGTAACGGCAGTGGTAAGCGACAGAGCCACGGCGGCCATGGCTAGCAACGGAATCCGTTCGTTCTGAAATGTCCAAAATCGTCGGACAAAAGACCATTCAGTGTAGGGCAACTTCAGTTTGCTTTCTTTATATATTTTGGAAAGCCGTTGCTTTTCTTTTGTACCCATTTGTGATCAGTATATTATACTTTGATCATAGTGCGAAAAGAGAAGCGAACGAGGGTTTTGGCAGTCACCGAGCTGTGTTTTTTTGCGGTGCTTGTGGCACGGTATCCTTTTCTGTGGCCGGTGCTGTTGTTTGTGCTGCTCAGCCACGTGCCGGCGAAAGTTCTCAAAAAATAATGCCAAGAACCTATCCAAAATCTCATCATCCGGCCCGAAACCGCCCAGTTTTGGCCAGAATCCGCCCTAGTCTCGTCAACGTAACTATGGGTATGTCTCCTCGTCCAGAACGAATTCTGTCTCAAAACTGGACAATTTCGTCCTGGAAGAGAGATATTGGACAGGTCCTTAGTTCCATAGTCAAATTTGCAAGGGTCAGAATAATAGCTACCTGTCTTGCGCTTGTCTTCTTGGGTAGTGCTGCAGCAGATGACCTTACCTGGAAAACGCTCCTGGCTTTTGTGCTCATAGTGGCCTTTACCATTCATGCCAATTCCATCAACGACTATGCCGACCGCGACATTGACGCAATAAACCTCAAGGATGCCACAGACCGACCGCTTGTCTCAAAAGACATTACCTCTGCTCAGTTTTGGGGTATTCATTTTGGCAGTGCCCTTGCATTGGGGCTAGCTGCCTTCTATGGCTGGCGTGCGGTGTTTTTGACCCTGGCGATACTTTTCATAGACTATATCTACTCGCTCAAGCCGCTGCGGGTAACAGATCGCACTTTTGCAGCGCCGTTGCTATTGGCTGGCGCGTACACCTATTATTCGTTTTCGTTAGGGTTTTGGTCAGTGGAAAGTGCCCAGCCGTATCCGTGGCTGCTCACGGCTGGCTTGGCTCTGGGTTTTGTGGCTCGGCTGCTACTGAAAGATTTCAGAGACGTAAGGGGTGATAAACGTCATGGCAAAATAACTTTTTTACTTCGGTTTGGTCCCCGAATAACTACGGCCGTGAGTGGCCTGTTTTGGATAGTGGCTATGGCAGCAGTGGTGGCTGCTACGTCATTTGCCTCTGGCGTGCTGGTGCCCTTGGCGCTTGGTTCGGTCATGGTATGTGCGTGGTTGTATGAACTTGCTGGCGTCCGGAATGTCGACGATCAGCAAAAACTGGTCGTTGTCATAGCGCGGGCCGCCAATGTCGCTATTATCACCTTGCTGGCATACTTGTTGTGTTGGCAACGAACAGACCTATCTGCTCTGGAATTGCAGGCCATTCCGCTGGCTACTGGGGTTGCGCTGCTTGGTTTTAACTGGCTGCAAAATAGAAAGGAATTACATGTCAAAACAAATTGATAAGGTGCTGGCCTACTACAAATCAACCAACTTTGACTACGAGCATTTTTGGTCAGGCCGTAAAGCCCTAGCCTTGCACTTTGGCTACTATGATTCGCCGCAAACCCCACACGAAGAGTCGTTGCAAAAGATGAATCAAAAGGTGGCAGAGCTGGCGCACGTAACGGGCACCGACAAAGTGCTAGATGCTGGCTGTGGCTACGGCGGATCTGCATTGTGGCTGGCTGAAAATTGTGGCTGCGAGGTAACGGGAGTTACGGTGGTGCCGTACCAGGTCCAAAAGGCCCAAAGGGCTGCAGCCAGTTCGCCAGCAGCAAATAAGCTGAAGTTTATCCAGGGCGATTACGCCAATACCG from Verrucomicrobiia bacterium includes the following:
- a CDS encoding UbiA family prenyltransferase, coding for MSPRPERILSQNWTISSWKRDIGQVLSSIVKFARVRIIATCLALVFLGSAAADDLTWKTLLAFVLIVAFTIHANSINDYADRDIDAINLKDATDRPLVSKDITSAQFWGIHFGSALALGLAAFYGWRAVFLTLAILFIDYIYSLKPLRVTDRTFAAPLLLAGAYTYYSFSLGFWSVESAQPYPWLLTAGLALGFVARLLLKDFRDVRGDKRHGKITFLLRFGPRITTAVSGLFWIVAMAAVVAATSFASGVLVPLALGSVMVCAWLYELAGVRNVDDQQKLVVVIARAANVAIITLLAYLLCWQRTDLSALELQAIPLATGVALLGFNWLQNRKELHVKTN